The sequence CACCCGCAGATGACCTCGGTCTACGAAGTGACCGGCGACTACGACGTCATCGCCGTCGGCAAGTTCACCGACACCGACGGTATGAACGACGAGATCAAGGACCTGCTGTCCAACCCGGATATCAAGGCCTCGAACACGAGCGTCGTTCTCAACGCGGTCAGCGAGAACGAACAGTTCGAACTCGAGGTCGACGAGAGCTAAGTCGAACGGAAGCGGGCGACTCGGACGATTCTCCGTCAGTCAGCAGCCCGTACCCGAGGGGCTTGGCGTCGGCGCCGTACCCGCAGCGTTTGCGACCGACGCCGACCCGATCAGTCGTCTCCGTCGGTCAGTGCTTCGGCGGCCGTGTCGCGATTTCCGGCCTGGGCCGCCCACAGCATCGCGTACCGACCGTTCGCCTCCAGGAGCTCCTCGTGATCTCCGCGTTCGACGATTTCGCCGTCCTCGACGACGAGGATCGTATCCGCCTCCTTGATCGTCGAGAGCCGGTGAGCGATCGTCAGCGTCGTCCGCTCCGCGGTGAGCCGGTCGATCGACTGCTGAATCTGGAGCTCCGTCTTCGTGTCGACGGCGCTGGTCGCCTCGTCTAACACGACGAGCGCCGGGTCCGCGAGGACGACCCGCGCGAGCGCGATCCGCTGTCGCTGGCCGCCCGAGAGCTTGACGCCCTCCTCACCGACGCGGGTCTCGTAGCCGTCGGGCAGGTCGGCGATGAACTCGTGGGCCTGCGCTGCCCGCGCGGCCTCGCGGACCGCCTCGTCGTCGGCCTCGAACCGGCCGTAGCGGATGTTGTCCGCGATGGTCCCGTCGAAGAGGACCGTCTCCTGACTCACGTAGCCGATCGACGACCGCAGATCGGACAGCGAGAGGTCGCGGACGTCGTGGCCGTCGATCCGGATCGATCCCGACTCCACGTCGTACAGCCGGAGGAGCAGTTTGACGAGCGTCGACTTGCCGGCGCCGGTCGGGCCGACGAACGCGACCGTCTCGCCGGGTTCGGCGGTAAAGGAGACGTCCCGGATGACGGATTCCTCGAAGGCCGTCTCCTCGCCGACGTGGGCCTCGCTGGCGTCGTAGCTGAAGGTGACGTCCTCGTACTCGACGCGACCCTCGACGGACTCGAGTTCGGCCGGGTCATCGGGATCGTCGACGCGGACGGGAATGTCCATCAGCCCGAAGACGCGCTCGCTCGAGGCCTTGGCGTTCTCGTACTGGTCGACGATGTTCGACACCTCGGCCAGCGGGGCGACGATCCGCTGGGTCATGAAGAGAAAGACGACGAAGTCGCCGACCGAGAGGGTGCCGGTCAGCGGGCCGGGCGCCGTGCCAGTGGCGAGCCAGAGGCCGCCGACGAGGAAGGTCCCGGCGAAGGCGAGTCCGGCGAGCAGTTCCATCCCGGGCCGGTAGAAGTACGAAAGGCGGAGGACGGCCATCGTATCCTCGTAGAGCCGCCGCGACGCCCGCCGCACGCGATCGATCTCGTGGGACTCGCTGTTGGTCGCCTTCGTCAGCGTGACCGCCGAGAGGCTGTTCTCGAGGCGAGTGTTGAGCCAGCCGACGGCCGAGCGCTGGCGGACGTACCGGGGTTCGACGACGCGCATGAACCAGATCGTGAAGGCGACCATCGCCGGGATGGCGACGAGCGTGACGAGCGCCAGCTGCCAGTTGAGATAGAAGAGGACGCCGGCGATCCCGCCGACCATCACCAGCAGCCGCGCGGAGTTCATCAGGGCGTTGTCGAGGAACATCTCGAGGTTCTGCGTGTCGTTGTTCAGCACCGCCATGACCTCGCCGGTCTCCTTGTCGTCGAAGAAGGTCATGTCGAGGCGCTGCATCTTCTCGAAGGAGTCGACGCGCACGGCGTGCATCACGCCGTGGGCGAACAGGTTGGCGGTAACGCCGTAGATCCAGGTGAAGAGGGCGACGACGAGGAACGAGCCCGCGATGGCCGCGATCGAGAACCAGAACTGGGCCATCTGCGTGGTCGGCAGCCAGGCGTTGGGCACGATCGGCAACTCGAACGCGCCGTCGCCGGCGAAGATCGCGTCAATGGCGGTGCCCAGCAACAGCGGCGGGACGAGACTCGCCATCCGGGCGACGAAGTTGGCGAGCATCCCTGCGGTGAACCAGCCCAACCGATCGGGCGCGTATTCCTGAAAGAGTCGCCACAGCGGTCGGTCGACGTGCTCGCGGTAGGCATCGAACGGCGTCTCGTCCTCGGTGGTACTCACTGGCGAAGAGCTTTCGGTTCGAAACGGAAAGCGGCCATGATTTCGGCAACTGATGGCATCGACCGCCGGATCGGCACCGGTGGCGCCGCGGCTACCGGTAGTACAGCAACACCAGCCCGACGGCGAGGAGCATGAGCCCCCACCACAGCGAGTCGCCGGGGAGCGCCTTCAGGACGAGCGTGACGATACCGGAGGTAAACAGCGACCAGCCGAAGGTCGTTTGCGACGACATAGTCGCCGTACAGGCCCCAGGACAAAAGGTCGCCGGCTTGCCACGAAACGGGAGCGGAAATCGGTCCTGCCGGTCGAGAGCGATCGAACTCGAGAAAAAACCGCTCACCGCGAGCGGATTACGACTCGAATCCCTCCGACGAGCATCGGCGAGTGAGCGGAGCGCGGCGCCACGCGCCGCGGAAAGGCGAACGGGCGCTTTGCGTCCGTGAGCGGTTCGGAGAACCCGAACGATGCCGTTCACCGAGCGCGGCTTCGCCGCGCTCGGGCCGACGACCGATGTGGAGTGCGCGGCGCTACGCGCCGCGTATGGCGAACGGCGAAGCCGTGAGCCGGGACGCAACGCGTCCCGAAACGGAGGGAGGAGTGCTTTTGATCCAGGTTTTACCGAGCGAACGAGCGAACGGCGTGAGTGAGTGAGCGCAGCGTAAAAGCTGGGCTTACATCATGCCGCCCATGCCGCCGCCCATGCCGCCCATGCCGCCGGGCGCACCGCCGGGGCCGCCGGCCTCGTCGTCGCCCTTGTCGGTCGACAGGTCGCCGGCGGAGATGATGTCGTCGATTTTGAGGACCAGGTTCGCGGCCTCGGCAGCGGAGGTGACGGCCTGTTCCTTGGCGTGGGCCGGCTCGACGACGCCGGCGTCGAAGGTGTCCTCGACGTCGCCGGTGAAGACGTTCAGGCCGGCTTCGACGTCGCCATCGTCGTGGGCCGAGCGCAGGTCGACGAGCGTGTCGATGGAGTCGAGGCCGGCGTTCTCGGCGAGCACGCGCGGGACGAGCTCGAGCGAGTCGGCGAAGGCCTCGACGGCCAGCTGTTCGCGGCCGGAGACGGAGTCGGCGTAGTCGCGCAGACGCGAGGCGAGTTCGACCTCGATGGCGCCGCCGCCGGCGAGGACGCGACCGTCGGAGACGGTCTGGGCGACGACGTCGAGTGCGTCGTTGACGCCGCGCTCGAGTTCGTCGACGACGTGGTCGGTCGAGCCGCGCAGCAGGAGCGTGACGCCGTGGGCGTCCTCGCCCTCGACGTAGAACAGCTCGTCAGCGTCGTCGCGGGTGACGTCGCCGAAGCCGAGATCGTCCTCGGTCGCGCTCTCGAGGTCGGAGACGACCGACGCGCCGACGACTTCCGAGAGGAACTCGAGGTCGGACTTCTTGGCACGGCGGACGGCGAGGATGCCCTCCTTTGCGAGGTAGTGCTGGGCGAGGTCATCGATGCCCTTCTGGCAGAAGACGACGTCGGCGTCGAGGTCGGCGATCGTGTCGACCTTCTCGCGGAGCTGTTTCTCCTCGCGGTCGAGGAACTTCTGGAGCTGGTCGGGGTCGGTGACAGAGACCTCGGTGTCGACGTCGGTCTCTTCGACCTCGATAGCCTCGTTGAGCAGCAGGATGTCGGCGTCGGTGGCCTCGGTGGGCATGTTGTCGTGGACGGGGTCCTTGTCCACGATGCCACCCTCGAGCAGGTCGGACTCGCCGGCGCTACGGCCGGTCTGGGTCTCGATGTTGAGGAACTCGAGGTCGACGACGTTGTTGCCCTCATCGTCCTCGACGGTGACCTGTTTGATCGCGTCGATGATGAGCTGCGAGAGGTGCTCCTTGTTGACCTCGGTGCCCTTGCCAGTCATCGAGGTTTCGGCGACCGAACGCAGGAGTTCCTCGTCCTCGGTGTCGACGTCCTGGGCGATGTCGTCGATCTCGTCGCGGGCCTGCTCGGAAGCCATGTGGAAGCCCTTGATGATCGCCGTCGGGTGGATCTCCTGCTCGAGGAGGTCCTCGGCGTTCTTGAGGAGTTCGCCGGCGATCGCGACGGCCGTCGTGGTGCCGTCGCCAGCCTCGTCCTCCTGGGTCTCGGCGACCTCGATGATCATCTCGGCCGTCGGGTTGTCGATGTCCATCTCCTGGAGGATGGTGACGCCGTCGTTCGTGATGGTGACCGAGCCCATCGAGTCGACGAGCATCTTGTCCATCCCTTTCGGACCGAGTGTGGAACGGACAGCCTCGGCGACCGCACGGGCCGCGCTGATGTTGTAATCCTGCGCGTCCTTGTCCTTGACGCGCTGGGAATCCTCGCTCATTACGATCATCGGCTGACCCTGCTGCATTCGCTGGCTCATAGTCGGTCGAATCATTGATTGTGATTCTACATAAACGTTACGCTATTCAACGCTCGTGACGATCGGCAGCAAACGAATTGAGCGGTGCAAAACCGCCGTAGTGCGCGGCGTTCGGCACCTATCCACGTGAGAAGCTAACATTCCAAGAGGGAGCTCACAAGGTGGGGACATCCGCCATATTTAAGTAAATTCGATTTGCGCGACGGGGTGGTCCGTTCCGAAAGGGCCGATGGGACGCCGACGTATCGAGCGAGCGGCGACGCACTGGTGACTCGACGCCGGAAAAACTATTAGCGATCCGATACGTCTCGAACCCGACCACGGCGAAGACTCGAGGAATCGATGGCAGAAGAATTTGAGTCATCGACGGCGAAGACAACAATTATCCCGACGTCAATGGATCGTCCAGTATGGAGCTCTCGAACGGACGGGTTCTCGTCACGGGCGGCGCCGGATTCATCGGATCGCATCTGACCGAACGACTGCTGGCCGACGGCGTCGAGGTCACGATCGTCGACGATCTATCGAACGGTGACGCCGACCGCGTTCCCGAGGACGCGACGTTCGTCGACGCGGACCTGACGGAACCCGGCGTTCTCGACGGTCGCCTCGACGGCGTCGATCTCGTCTTCCACCTCGCGGCGTCGAAACACGTCGACACTGACCGCCCGCACGGCCAGTTCGATGACAACACGCGGATGACCCGCAACATCCTCGAGTCGATGGCCGACGCCGGCGTCGCAGAGATCGCCTACACCTCCTCCTCGACGGTCTACGGCGAGGCACCGCGGCCGACGCCCGAGGACTACGCCCCCCTCGAACCGATCAGCGCCTACGGGGCGAGCAAACTCGCGGACGAAGGACTGCTCTCCGCGCGGGCCCACAGCCACGATCTCACCGTCTGGAACTTCCGCTTCGCGAACGTCGTCGGACCGCGCCTGCGCGGGGCCGTCATTCCGGATTTCATCGAAAAGCTGCAGGACGATCCCGAGACGCTGACGATCCTGGGCGACGGGCGACAGGAGAAGTCCTACCTCGACGTCGAGGACTGCCTCGACGCGATGCTCCACGTCGTCGAACACGCCGACGACGCGATGAACACCTACAACCTCGGGACGCGAACGACGACCTCGGTCGACCGGATCGCCGCCATCGTCGCCGACGAGATGGACCTCGAGCCCGAGTTCGAGTACACCGGCGGCGAGCGCGGCTGGACCGGCGACGTGCCGAAGATGCGCCTCTCGATCGAGAAGCTCTCGGCGCTGGGCTGGGAGCCGACGCGCTCGAGCGACGAGGCCGTCCGGCGGGCAACTCGGGAGATTCTCGCGGAACTGGACTGAACGCCGCGCCGCGTGGTTCGCGTCGGTACGTATTCAGGCACCACCATTAGGTGCAAGCTAGCTGCTAAGACGGCTATGACTACCCAGCGGTGTAGACACGTCACGAGTAGCAGCGGGGTCGACGAGGCCGGTGCGGTCTGTTGCTGGCGGCCAACGTGGGACGACGCCGATCGATGTCTCTGGCACACCGAGCGCGTCGTTCCGGCGGAAGAGTACGAGCGAAATCCGCCGGAGCCGGGCGAACGGCTCGACGGAGCGAATCTCGAGGGGACGATGGTGAGCGGGACGTCGTTCCTCGCGGGGCGGTCGCTCGTCGCCGCGGACTTCACCGACGCGGTCCTCGACGGCGCCGACCTCTCGGGGGCGGACCTCCGCCGCGCCAGATTTCAGGACGTCGACGCACACGGCGCGTCGTTCCGAAACGCGAACCTCCACGACGCCGTGTTCACCTTCGCCGACCTCCGGGGCGCAGACTTTCGAGAGGCGAGACTGTACCGCGCGGGGCTGACCGACGTTCGACTCAACCTCGAGACGGCGTTCGGCGAGCGGTCGGTGTACGAGGACGAACTGGAACGGGTGTCGGACGAGGATTTCCTGGCCCTATCTGAATCCGCACAGTGGCTCTACAGGGAACTGCAGCGCCTCTACGGGGAAAACGCACTTTCAGAGCAGGCGCAGACCTACTACCTTCGCGAGATGGATCTCCGGCGCCGCCTGGCCTGGCGGGGCGGGAACTACCTGCAGGCGATCACGCTTGCCGGATCGCGCTGGGTCATGCGCTACGGGACGAGTCCGTGGCGCGTCGTCGCGACCTCGCTGCTTCTGATCGTCGTCTGTGCGGGGCTGTTCCCGCTGACCGGCGGCATCCGTGAGGTCGGAACTGACACGGCGATCACCTACGAGATCAACGATCCGACGGACACACCCGGTCCCGTCCTCGTTCGAACGTTTCTCAAGAGCCTCTACTTCAGTGTCATCACCTTCGCCACGCTCGGCTACGGCGACATTCAGCCGGTCGGCGGGTGGGCCCGCGCCGTCGCCAGCGTCGAAACGCTGCTCGGATCGCTGCTGATGGCGCTGCTGGTCTTCGTCCTCACGCGGAGCGTTCACTACTGAACGCACAGGGCGAACGAGCGGGAGAAAGCCAGCGATTCGGACGGCTCAACCGGTCTCGAGCGGATCGACCAGCGACGGCTCGTCGACCGACGGATCGTTGACCGCCCGCGAGACCGGATACGCGCGCATTTCGTCGGACGGGTGTGGCTCAAGGAGGTCGCCGGGGTTGTCGGCCGTCAGCCACTCCCGTTCGGCTCCCGGCTCGAGGATCACCGCCATCCGGTGGTGGAGGTCCGCGACGAGGTCGTTGGGTTCGGTCGTCACGATGGTGAAGGTCTCGAGCGGGCCGTCAGAACCGTCGTCTTCGCTCTCCTCGAGCCCGCCGCCGAACGCCTCGAGGCCGGCCTGGGTCGTCTCCTCCTCGGACTCCCAGCGTTCCCACAGCCCCGCCAGCGCGAACACGCGATCGTCCTCGAAGCTGACTCTGTAGGGCCGTTTCCCACTATCATCCGTCTCGACCCACTCGTAGAAGCCGTCGGCCGGGACGATGCAACGACGGCGCTCGTAGGCCTCGCGGAACGCCGGCTTCTCGCCGATCGTCTCCGCCCGCGCGTTGATGAGCCCGCCGCTGTCGTCCTCGGCCCACGACGGCACTAGCCCCCACTCGAGTCGTCGGATCGTCTCCGGTTCGTCGTTCGCGACCACCGGCAGGCGCTGGCCCGGCGCCATGTTGTACCGCGGTTCGAACCCGTTACCGCCGTCTGCGAACCGCGCGTCGAACCGCTCCTCGAGTGTCCCCCGCTCGACCATCAGTGTGTAACGACCGCACATACCTCGACCGTCGGACCGTCGGGATAAATCGTTGTTCGTCGCCACTCGAGAATGTCGGTTCCACATACCGCACTGCAGACGAGTCCCCGGGCCAGATTCGGGGCGCAGACGGCCGCTCGAGCCCCGACAGCGCGACGAGTACCGGTCCGTTCGCGGGGCGGTATGGACCTCATACCATCGCCGAGACGGCCGGTAAGGGCCCCGTTACGATATCCGATCCCAGCACAGGTCACGACGGGGTCATGATGACGGATCGATACGAAATGGTGGTGTGTCAAAGCGGTAACCTCGAACTCCGCGATCCGGACGACCCCGACTGCTGGATTGCGACCGACTCGCCGGCGACAGTGACGCGGTAACCCGTCTCGCCTCCACGATACCGGTACCGCTCATCATTTTTCGACGACGCGATTGCACTGATCGCTCCGTAAGTAAGAGCGTTAGTAGGATACTTCACAGAACGCCAAGACTGGGATGCCGACGGCCCTGTTCGGGGCTTGTCAGTGAACGCGACGAGACCGAGACCAACGTCAGCCGGCCGGGATAAACCCGCGATTCGGCTTGACGGTTCCTGACTTCAGGGCGAGTCGACTGTCGCCCGTCCGCCGAGACGACTGTTGGCCCCAACGGACGTATCGCCATCCGATGTTTTTCGAACCGATGTAATCGGCGTTCGCCGTTGCGCCGCAGTTCTCGCATTCGAACAGAGCCTGTCACACGCGGTTTTCCGCACTGGTATGTCCGCATTCCGGACACCGCTGACTCGTGCACTCCGGCGAGACGAACGCAACCCGGATCTCTTCGGCTTCAGCCTTGTACTCGAGCAGATCGACGAGCTTCCGGTGGGCCCACTGGTGAAATTCCTTGGCAGGTGGTGCCCGTTGACGGATATGCGTCAGGTTCTCGACGGCGATAACGGTACAGCCGTGGTCGAGCGCCTCCCTGAGGATATCGTTAGCAACGTCGTGGAGCGTCTGTCGAACGCACCGGCCTTCCCGTCCACTCAGTCGCTGAATGGTCCGATGTGCTGACCGCGTCCCGGTTCGCTGGAGCCCGCTTCGGATACGGTCGAACTCGCGATGACGATGTCGCAGTTCCCGTCCCGAGGCGAAATACGCGGTGCTGGTAGTCGCGATGTTGACGATACCGAGGTCAACGCCGAGAACTGTCCTGTCCTCGTCGCCGGATTTCGTCTCATCGCGCGACTCGGGTTTCGGTTTGCGAAAGCCGAAATGGAGATACCAGTCGCCGTCGCGTTTCGAGAGCGTCGACTCGGTCAGATCCTACCCGTCGTCATCCAGATACTGACGTTGGTAACCGGTTTCGTCGTCTGGGAGCGCGAGATCGCACTTGATTCGATCTCCGGTACCGGCCGTCGCCAGTGACACGGAATCGTCGTCGAACAACGTCATCGTCCGTGCGTCGTAGGTCAGCGTATCGCTGGTGAACGTCGGCCGAGACGTATCGTAGCCCTTGTCGAGGCCTTCGATCTCTTCGACGCCTGCGAGCGCGGCCGCGGCCTGATGGATCGCGAGAATCGCGTGTTGACTCCCGAGACGGG comes from Haloterrigena salifodinae and encodes:
- a CDS encoding ABC transporter ATP-binding protein; translation: MSTTEDETPFDAYREHVDRPLWRLFQEYAPDRLGWFTAGMLANFVARMASLVPPLLLGTAIDAIFAGDGAFELPIVPNAWLPTTQMAQFWFSIAAIAGSFLVVALFTWIYGVTANLFAHGVMHAVRVDSFEKMQRLDMTFFDDKETGEVMAVLNNDTQNLEMFLDNALMNSARLLVMVGGIAGVLFYLNWQLALVTLVAIPAMVAFTIWFMRVVEPRYVRQRSAVGWLNTRLENSLSAVTLTKATNSESHEIDRVRRASRRLYEDTMAVLRLSYFYRPGMELLAGLAFAGTFLVGGLWLATGTAPGPLTGTLSVGDFVVFLFMTQRIVAPLAEVSNIVDQYENAKASSERVFGLMDIPVRVDDPDDPAELESVEGRVEYEDVTFSYDASEAHVGEETAFEESVIRDVSFTAEPGETVAFVGPTGAGKSTLVKLLLRLYDVESGSIRIDGHDVRDLSLSDLRSSIGYVSQETVLFDGTIADNIRYGRFEADDEAVREAARAAQAHEFIADLPDGYETRVGEEGVKLSGGQRQRIALARVVLADPALVVLDEATSAVDTKTELQIQQSIDRLTAERTTLTIAHRLSTIKEADTILVVEDGEIVERGDHEELLEANGRYAMLWAAQAGNRDTAAEALTDGDD
- the thsB gene encoding thermosome subunit beta; amino-acid sequence: MQQGQPMIVMSEDSQRVKDKDAQDYNISAARAVAEAVRSTLGPKGMDKMLVDSMGSVTITNDGVTILQEMDIDNPTAEMIIEVAETQEDEAGDGTTTAVAIAGELLKNAEDLLEQEIHPTAIIKGFHMASEQARDEIDDIAQDVDTEDEELLRSVAETSMTGKGTEVNKEHLSQLIIDAIKQVTVEDDEGNNVVDLEFLNIETQTGRSAGESDLLEGGIVDKDPVHDNMPTEATDADILLLNEAIEVEETDVDTEVSVTDPDQLQKFLDREEKQLREKVDTIADLDADVVFCQKGIDDLAQHYLAKEGILAVRRAKKSDLEFLSEVVGASVVSDLESATEDDLGFGDVTRDDADELFYVEGEDAHGVTLLLRGSTDHVVDELERGVNDALDVVAQTVSDGRVLAGGGAIEVELASRLRDYADSVSGREQLAVEAFADSLELVPRVLAENAGLDSIDTLVDLRSAHDDGDVEAGLNVFTGDVEDTFDAGVVEPAHAKEQAVTSAAEAANLVLKIDDIISAGDLSTDKGDDEAGGPGGAPGGMGGMGGGMGGMM
- a CDS encoding NAD-dependent epimerase/dehydratase family protein; this encodes MELSNGRVLVTGGAGFIGSHLTERLLADGVEVTIVDDLSNGDADRVPEDATFVDADLTEPGVLDGRLDGVDLVFHLAASKHVDTDRPHGQFDDNTRMTRNILESMADAGVAEIAYTSSSTVYGEAPRPTPEDYAPLEPISAYGASKLADEGLLSARAHSHDLTVWNFRFANVVGPRLRGAVIPDFIEKLQDDPETLTILGDGRQEKSYLDVEDCLDAMLHVVEHADDAMNTYNLGTRTTTSVDRIAAIVADEMDLEPEFEYTGGERGWTGDVPKMRLSIEKLSALGWEPTRSSDEAVRRATREILAELD
- a CDS encoding pentapeptide repeat-containing protein translates to MTTQRCRHVTSSSGVDEAGAVCCWRPTWDDADRCLWHTERVVPAEEYERNPPEPGERLDGANLEGTMVSGTSFLAGRSLVAADFTDAVLDGADLSGADLRRARFQDVDAHGASFRNANLHDAVFTFADLRGADFREARLYRAGLTDVRLNLETAFGERSVYEDELERVSDEDFLALSESAQWLYRELQRLYGENALSEQAQTYYLREMDLRRRLAWRGGNYLQAITLAGSRWVMRYGTSPWRVVATSLLLIVVCAGLFPLTGGIREVGTDTAITYEINDPTDTPGPVLVRTFLKSLYFSVITFATLGYGDIQPVGGWARAVASVETLLGSLLMALLVFVLTRSVHY
- a CDS encoding SOS response-associated peptidase — translated: MCGRYTLMVERGTLEERFDARFADGGNGFEPRYNMAPGQRLPVVANDEPETIRRLEWGLVPSWAEDDSGGLINARAETIGEKPAFREAYERRRCIVPADGFYEWVETDDSGKRPYRVSFEDDRVFALAGLWERWESEEETTQAGLEAFGGGLEESEDDGSDGPLETFTIVTTEPNDLVADLHHRMAVILEPGAEREWLTADNPGDLLEPHPSDEMRAYPVSRAVNDPSVDEPSLVDPLETG